DNA sequence from the Salinibacter grassmerensis genome:
GTACTTCCGCTTCAGCTTCTCGAGCTCCGTGGTGCGCTCCCGAATTTCCTGCAGGCGCTCTGGGTCGAACTCGACGTGGGCGTTGTAGTCCTGTAGGAAGTTGGCCAGCTCGCTGACGATGATGCGGGCCGACTCGACCTCGTCGACGTGGTCCTCAAACGCGTCGTCGATGCGGGCGAGGTCCTGCAGGTCGTTGCGCGAGATCACGAGCTGATCGTGGAGGGCATCCTCGCTTTCGAAGAGGCGCTCGTACAGCTCCTTCGTGGAGGCGTAGAGGTGCTCGGCGTTTTCGAGCACGCGCTGTTCGGCCCGCAGTTCGTCCTCCTCGCCGGGCTGCGGGTCGACGGCGTCAATCTCCTCGATCTGAAACTCGTAGAGCTCCTTCTGCTGACGCAGTTCCCGCTCGCGGGCGGCCAGCGCCTCGCGCTCCTTGACGAGCTCGGCCACCCGGCTCCGCCTTTCCTGATAACTCTCGACGAGCCCGCTCAGCCCGCCGAAGCTGTCGAGCAGGCGGAGGTGGGTCTCGGTGTGGAGGAGGCTCTGGTGCTCGTGCTGCCCGTGGAGGTCGATCAACTCGCCGGCCACTGCCCGCATTACGTCGAGCGTGGCCGGGGTGTCGTTCACGAAGCCGCGGCTGCCCCGATCCGTGATGCGGCGGCGCAGGATGACACGGGGGAGGGGGCCGGTGGGGATCTCGTTTTCCCTGAGGACGGCCCGGATGCGCTCGGTGTCCGCGTCGTCGAAGATGCCCTCCACGACCGCCTTCGAGGTGCCCTCCCGCACCACGTCGGTGTTTGCCCGCTCGCCTAGAATCATGCGCAGCGCCCCGATCAGGATCGACTTGCCGGCCCCCGTGGCCCCGGTGATGATGTTCAGCCCGCTCTCGAACTCCATCTCCAGCTCCTTGATCAGGGCATAGTCCTGAACGGACAACGACTGCAGCATGGCGGAATGTGGCTTTCAAGTTACGGATTGAAGACTGCGCCGGGGACAAAGCCCGAACGCCCGTCCTCAATCTGTAATCTTCAGTGGAAGAGGGATCGCCCGGCCGAAGCACGGCCATCGTCCGTGACGAGACGGCCGGATCAAGACACCAGGGACCAGCCGCCCTGGCTGATCTTCTTCTTGGCGTACTTCCACTTCATTTCCGTGGTCTCGCCGTTGGCGTTGTTGCGGACGGTCACGTACTCGTTGCGGCCCGGCTCGTCGGCCACGGTCACCGGCTGCTTTTCGTCGACGGTGGGGTCGCGCTCGGCGGCCTCGCCCTCCTGTCCGCCGCCCTCTCCGTCGGTGTCGATGCTGTAGTCGGGCTGGGCGGAGTCGTGCTGGGTTTGGGCGTTGCGCTGGCTGAGGCGACGCCGCGGGCCCTGGCCTTCCGTCTGCACCTCGTCGTCGACCACCGGCCCGGCCCGGAAGACGATGGAGACGA
Encoded proteins:
- the recN gene encoding DNA repair protein RecN, producing MLQSLSVQDYALIKELEMEFESGLNIITGATGAGKSILIGALRMILGERANTDVVREGTSKAVVEGIFDDADTERIRAVLRENEIPTGPLPRVILRRRITDRGSRGFVNDTPATLDVMRAVAGELIDLHGQHEHQSLLHTETHLRLLDSFGGLSGLVESYQERRSRVAELVKEREALAARERELRQQKELYEFQIEEIDAVDPQPGEEDELRAEQRVLENAEHLYASTKELYERLFESEDALHDQLVISRNDLQDLARIDDAFEDHVDEVESARIIVSELANFLQDYNAHVEFDPERLQEIRERTTELEKLKRKYGGSLEAVLEHRQEIGEKYELAQDFEGNIERLDAQIEEAKTDLTDVAQRLSQKRREVATRIEDAILDELATLGMPNSQFEVRFTRKEDPDGWIQPDDADASYQAFQRGVDQVEFFISTNVGVSPLPLAEVASGGEISRIMLALKTILAKSERLPILVFDEIDVGISGNMARRVGESMHDLARYHQIVTITHLPQIAALGDSHFKVEKVVEDGTTRTTLHRLDEDEQATQVASLISGEDITDAALESARELMAAGEREE